TCTGCGGGCCGCGGCGGGCCAGGACTTCTCGGACCACGGCGCCGTCGCTCGAGAGGGCCGCGAAGCCGACGTCCCCTGAGCGCAACCAGCCGCCGCCTTCCGCCACACCGAGCCAGCGCACGTTGGTGAGTGTGAAGGACTGGATGGCAGACGCCGAGAAGCCGGCCGTCACGTCCGTGAGCTGGTCCTTGTTCAGGGCGCTGACGACCAGGTTCGTCGGATCGATGACCAGGGACTTTGCGTCCAGCAGCATCTTGCACACCGCGCAGGGCTCGATGTCGCAGATCTTGCACTGGCTGATGGCCTTGCCTCCAAAGACGTTCTGCGTCGGCTTGCCGAAGAAGGCCGACTGGTAGTGGTTGGACAGTGCAGTGAACGACTGCACCGACGCGGGCTGCATCTGCGGGATGTCCCGCACTGCAGCCCAGTACACGCCGAGCTTGCCGAAGGTCAGCGGGAATCCGGGTACCAGGCCCGCACCGTCCGCCGTGATATCCCAGGCGAGGAAGCTCGGCGCTTCATGGATGGGCGCCAGGTTCTCAAAGGCGAACGGCGTCACGTCCCAAGGCGCTTCCATGGCGAGAGCGGGGAGCTCGGAGCCGGGCGCGTAGTCGGCTGAGGTTGGTGCTGTTGGTGGCGTAGCGCCGGCCGAGGGCAGTGGCACCAGACTGACTCCGTAGAAATCGGCTGCTGACTGTCCATACTGGTTCGCGTCAATCGAGCACAGCCCGCGGTTGTTGCATTCAAGCGCGCTCAGGACGTTGGATGGATTCAGCGCGTCGATGCAGTCGCAGAACCTCCCGCCCACTGTCGCGGCGGGCGTTCCGGTGTAGGTCCGATCGAACGAAGCCTGTCCAGTCGCGAATACCCCCGGGTAGCTCGGGGGCAGCAGCTGCGGGTTGTACGACATGGAAACCCATGTGTGGTCCGTCTGCACGAGATCTACGAAGGCTTCGAACGTCCGCGTACAGGGGTTGGGATCACACGCATCGCCGACGTACGGGTACGGTTCGCCTCTGACAATCTCGGTGTCCAGGTTGCAGTTGGGTTGGCCGTTCACGCCGCCGACGTAGCGCACTGGATTGGCCGTCAGCGCGCAGCTGTCGCAGGCGCTGCCGATGCCGTCCTGGTCCGGATCTGCCATCTTGCTGCAGTGGGATGGGAGTACGACGCCCGGGGGATCGACGAGTTTGCCCGGAACGCAGATGCTCTCGGGATTCCCCGTGATCGACACGCACTCGGCATCCGTGGTGCACTCGAGGGCAGGGATGTCGTTCTTGTCTTGAGGGTGAGGGCCGCCGGCTTCACTGCAGTTTTCGCACGCAAGGCCGGGGCAGTTGTCACACACGTCCCCCACGCCGTCGTCGTCTGCGTCCTCCTGGTTGTGATTGTCGTCCTCCCGGCAATTGTCGCAGTTGTCGGCGATGAGGTCGCGGTCCGAGTCCACGCCGAGGGAGCAGCGACCGGCGAAGCCAGGGCAAGGGGGCGGCTCGTCCGGTCCGAGATCGATGGGGAAGCAGCGAGAGTAGATCGGGTTGCCGTACGGATTGCCGCAGTCCGCGTGCGAGTTGCAGCAGGCGAAGTCCTTTACCCCCCTTGCTTCGCTCCGGGGGCAGGAGTCGCAAGCGTCGCCCACGCCATCGTGATCCACGTCGGGCTGCCACAAGACCAAGCCGCTGGCCTCGAAGGGGTTCTTTCGATCGGGACAGTTGTCGCAGAAGTCCAGGATGCCGTCCTTGTCGAAGTCTGGCTCGGTCTGCACCACGTGCGTGTCCCGGTAGCCGTCATCGGGCACGCTTGGACACGGGTCGCAGGCATCCGGAATGAAGTCGCCGTCGCTGTCGACGTCCTGGAAGGCAGGCTCGCCCTCCCCGCCGCAGGTACCGACGAAGTGCCCGCGGCTGTCGACGATGTGATCCAAGATCCAAGCAGCGTGGCCCGTGGTGTCCACGCGGGTGTGGTGGTTCTGCACCGTCAGGTCGCAGGTGTACCCGATGGGTCCGTCCAGCGGGTTGATGTTGAAGCTGCAGCTCGGCACGAGTGGCAGGAGCGACGAGTTGATGCCGCAAAGGGTTCCGCTCTGGAACAAGGGACCACCCGAGTCGCCGCCTTGGAGCGTCTGGTTGTCGCCGTCGCCCAGGAAGAAGTTGACCACGTCGCCAACGACGGGAAGGCCGTCAAAGAACTGTGAGTAGAGCGTGAACTCTCCAACGTAGACGTCGCCGAAGAAGGAAGATGTCGTGCCGTTGCGATACACCTCACGGGAGCCCGACCGACGGGTGCCGGCACCGGGGTCGGCCCAAAGCCCACCGCCACCGAAGCCCAGGTACGTGCCGTTGAAGGTCGAGGAGCACGCCGTCAAGCTCGCGAGAGTGGGGCCGAATGGCAGCTTGGCGGGGACCGCGACGAAGCCCGGAACTCGTTTGTCCAGCGGGACGATGGCGAGGTCGTCAGTCGACATCATCGGCAGATCGAAGTTCATGGGACTTACCGATGTCAGCACACTGATCTGGTGTCCTGGACTCGGCGTGTACGACGTCACATCGCCCGGTTGCGGATAGTAGCTCCCTGTATTGGGTAGGTGCGAAAACTGAATGCGCACCGATGCGCCCGGAAACAAACCGAAGTCGCTGGTTGCCAGCGGCCAGTTGTACGAGCCGTTGAAGCAGTGCGCGGCAGTCAGGACATGGGCAGGCGTAATGAGCACGCCGCTGCAGGTGGCGCCGTTTGAAGTGGATGCGAAGTTGAGAAACACCACATTGGAAGCGTTGGGCGCCGGATCGCCGTTGCTGATGGCCTGCGATGCGGTTGTGGTGGGTTCCTCCGGCGGCGACGGTTCTTGCTCAGCGGCGCATCCCGCGCCAAGCGCGACGGCCAGCCCCGCCACCATGAACAACTGGCCTACGAGTTGCGTGCGTGCGTGCGTGCGTCTGCTGTGTCATCTGTTGCCCTCCCGGCTCGCGCCCTTCGCCCTCCGCCGGAATCAAGTTTCGCCAATTCTCGTCGCGAGAGCGAGGACGGAATGGCTCCCGCGATCACTTTTGTGGGTGACTGTACGAGCGCTGCTCCACGCACTTGGCGGAACGCAACTCGAGTTGTGAACGTATTCCGATAGTTGCGGCCACGACAGCGGTGGCGCGCAGGTAGGACCCCCTGCGCCAGATCCTGTCGCAGGAGTAGCGGAGCTTGCTGTGCTGCGCCAGATCTCGTCGCAGGTATCCGAGAGCTTGGGGCGCGGCGCGAACCCCGTCGCGTGGCGACCCGCCGCCGGCGGCCACGCGTTTCGCCAGCCCGAATTCTCGCGAAACGCGCGGTTTTCCGCTGGTACAGCGGGTGCAGTGGCAGCAGGCGAACCAAGTCCCTGCGAGGTACACTGAAGCCAATGAGCGGATCTCGACATGTCGTCGCGATGGAGCCGAGGACCGACGCGTGGGTCTTGCCGGAGATCTCCGTGCCCGAGTCCTACGCACACAACCAGCTCGCTCGCTTTCTTGCAGCCTTGCTCGAGGCGTGGGTACAGCGCTCCGCACTGGACGCGCTGGTCACGTGCAATCTGGCGCTGCGATGGGACCCGGCTCGACCCAGCGTTGGTATCGACCCGGATGTGATGCTCGTCACGCCCGCTCCGGCGAGTCCAAGTGAGCTCACGAGCTTGTGCACCTGGAAGCCGGGGCACGCGCCGCCGCGCCTGGCCGTCGAGATCGTCAGCCCGAACCATCCCTACAAGGACTACGACGAGATCCAAGAGCGCTACGCCGCCAGCGGCGCGGGCGAGCTGTGGGTGCTCGACCCGGAGCTCTACGGCCCTGCTTCGCACGGAGGCCCGGTGGCCGTCCAGCAGTGGGTGCGGAGCGCAAGCCGGCTCGAGCGC
This window of the Polyangiaceae bacterium genome carries:
- a CDS encoding Uma2 family endonuclease, whose protein sequence is MSGSRHVVAMEPRTDAWVLPEISVPESYAHNQLARFLAALLEAWVQRSALDALVTCNLALRWDPARPSVGIDPDVMLVTPAPASPSELTSLCTWKPGHAPPRLAVEIVSPNHPYKDYDEIQERYAASGAGELWVLDPELYGPASHGGPVAVQQWVRSASRLERVHFGAGPVHSDAIGAWLWSDPIRISDDPEGARVWLTREETERRAKEAARREMEVARREMEAARREMEAERHEKEAERAARDAAEARVAELERLLAERNR
- a CDS encoding trypsin-like serine protease — its product is MVAGLAVALGAGCAAEQEPSPPEEPTTTASQAISNGDPAPNASNVVFLNFASTSNGATCSGVLITPAHVLTAAHCFNGSYNWPLATSDFGLFPGASVRIQFSHLPNTGSYYPQPGDVTSYTPSPGHQISVLTSVSPMNFDLPMMSTDDLAIVPLDKRVPGFVAVPAKLPFGPTLASLTACSSTFNGTYLGFGGGGLWADPGAGTRRSGSREVYRNGTTSSFFGDVYVGEFTLYSQFFDGLPVVGDVVNFFLGDGDNQTLQGGDSGGPLFQSGTLCGINSSLLPLVPSCSFNINPLDGPIGYTCDLTVQNHHTRVDTTGHAAWILDHIVDSRGHFVGTCGGEGEPAFQDVDSDGDFIPDACDPCPSVPDDGYRDTHVVQTEPDFDKDGILDFCDNCPDRKNPFEASGLVLWQPDVDHDGVGDACDSCPRSEARGVKDFACCNSHADCGNPYGNPIYSRCFPIDLGPDEPPPCPGFAGRCSLGVDSDRDLIADNCDNCREDDNHNQEDADDDGVGDVCDNCPGLACENCSEAGGPHPQDKNDIPALECTTDAECVSITGNPESICVPGKLVDPPGVVLPSHCSKMADPDQDGIGSACDSCALTANPVRYVGGVNGQPNCNLDTEIVRGEPYPYVGDACDPNPCTRTFEAFVDLVQTDHTWVSMSYNPQLLPPSYPGVFATGQASFDRTYTGTPAATVGGRFCDCIDALNPSNVLSALECNNRGLCSIDANQYGQSAADFYGVSLVPLPSAGATPPTAPTSADYAPGSELPALAMEAPWDVTPFAFENLAPIHEAPSFLAWDITADGAGLVPGFPLTFGKLGVYWAAVRDIPQMQPASVQSFTALSNHYQSAFFGKPTQNVFGGKAISQCKICDIEPCAVCKMLLDAKSLVIDPTNLVVSALNKDQLTDVTAGFSASAIQSFTLTNVRWLGVAEGGGWLRSGDVGFAALSSDGAVVREVLARRGPQIQSLLRRSGPVGAAAAPAATDPDTGGPAPRTDFGAVLSARESAIFVTGGRSTADGKLTRDLWRYDIGEDRWYPQLIVGPKPRRVLAATYRPEDRSILMIDTRKLGPIHQARLLRYDIRTDTMSVMGTWLRTGLMDRVDLSAGPDGELVISGSSSKLNRTFGVIVTFSGNSPKVIGGFVEQGVLGLEPTLTLRGLTLPLLSQPDGLHHVFLRNDQLFPAAHDHGKHHGKWGKGDKDKDKDKGKADDKGKGNGNSNGGGSSEPTVPGIGECL